The Daucus carota subsp. sativus chromosome 7, DH1 v3.0, whole genome shotgun sequence genome window below encodes:
- the LOC108193696 gene encoding elongator complex protein 5 yields the protein MAETICRSLRDGALEGEHAAALTIKDSITSPFGPVVFNHVLTQLSSFILAGKSQSRGLVLIALTQSPSFYANLFKTNGIEVASSDKWLRVLDCYTDPLGWKDQLAKCGGISNSSTSTAVSSSLCKDVKNLDKLFTLLLELGRGVIGAEKCRFSVAIDSISVMLRHASMVSVAGFLSNLRSHGEISSVFWLLHEDLHESKTSAALEYMSSMLATIEPMTQLANGLIRESTESISFTEQNFDRGKFNTRFKRRNGRVRVVCEEFSVDQSGIKFKSFSSEDAVAQSIVPKLQFNLQLSEKEKNDRAKVVLPFEHQGTGKSIEIYDGRKPLNDEKLGVKPSNAAKVQTNVASGGGEIIYFRDSDDEMPDSDEDPDDDLDI from the exons ATGGCGGAAACAATATGCAGAAGCCTTCGAGACGGAGCTTTGGAAGGCGAACATGCTGCAGCTCTCACTATCAAGGATTCAATCACCTCCCCTTTTGGCCCAGTCGTCTTCAATCACGTTCTCACTCAACTCTCCTCCTTCATTTTGGCGGGAAAATCTCAAtccag GGGGCTCGTACTGATTGCACTAACACAAAGTCCATCGTTCTATGCCAATTTATTTAAGACCAATGGAATCGAAGTTGCCTCATCGGATAAATG GCTTAGGGTATTGGATTGTTATACTGATCCTCTCGGTTGGAAAGATCAACTTGCCAAGTGTGGGGGCATTTCAAATTCTTCAACCTCAACGGCAGTTAGTTCTAGTCTATGCAAGGATGTTAAGAATTTGGATAAACTTTTCACTCTGCTTCTTGAATTAGGAAGAG GTGTTATTGGAGCAGAAAAATGTCGTTTTTCAGTTGCTATCGACTCG aTTAGTGTGATGTTGAGGCATGCATCAATGGTTTCAGTTGCTGGATTTTTGAGCAATCTACGGAGCCATG GCGAAATTTCTAGTGTCTTTTGGTTATTGCATGAGGACCTTCATGAATCCAAGACTTCTGCGGCACTTGAATATATGTCATCTATGTTAGCCACCATAGAACCTATGACTCAACTAGCAAATGGACTAATAAGGGAGAGTACCGAGAGCATTTCATTTACTGAACAAAATTTTGATAGAGGGAAATTCAACACACGTTTTAAGCGCCGAAATGGCCGTGTTAGAGTTGTG TGTGAGGAGTTCAGTGTTGACCAATCTGGCATTAAGTTCAAATCTTTCTCATCTGAAGATGCAGTTGCTCAGAGCATTGTACCCAAG CTGCAATTCAACCTTCAGCTTTCAGAGAAGGAAAAAAATGACAGGGCAAAGGTTGTACTTCCGTTTGAACACCAAG GAACTGGAAAATCAATTGAAATTTATGATGGCCGGAAACCCCTCAATGATGAAAAACTTGGTGTAAAGCCTTCAAATGCCGCGAAAGTTCAAACTAATGTGGCATCAGGAGGAGGCGAGATTATATATTTCCgtgattcagatgatgaaatGCCGGATTCTGACGAGGACCCTGATGATGATCTGGACATATGA
- the LOC108196314 gene encoding uncharacterized protein LOC108196314 has product MATDLCSSEPPPVTSPRISFSHNLSQSDINHQRLLSRPAPSSSVDFDFCIRQSNVDESSSAEELFSDGVILPIDPHLKHETPITVPPVPSLQPHVNQSHAVKCDQDSNGTVVSNLSESRDQKQKSAKSSFWQVKRSSSLNCGSGYARTLCPIPLLSRSHSTGSASSPNKSQSSSKELHPNLKQHAQKKNSVPLAPIKQSNSPPGHQKIPSKKSGYGGIGNGSFHGNGNRARVNHVLNVSSGNLFGLGSIFSGNKEKNKKQ; this is encoded by the coding sequence ATGGCTACTGATCTTTGCTCCAGCGAGCCTCCTCCTGTGACGAGCCCTCGCATTTCATTCTCTCACAATCTCTCGCAATCCGACATCAACCACCAGCGTCTCCTCTCGCGCCCTGCCCCGTCCTCATCCGTTGATTTCGACTTCTGCATTCGCCAGAGCAATGTGGATGAATCATCCTCTGCCGAAGAGCTCTTCTCTGACGGTGTCATTCTTCCTATTGATCCACATTTGAAACACGAAACACCGATAACAGTACCACCAGTGCCGTCACTGCAACCACATGTGAATCAAAGTCATGCCGTGAAATGTGATCAGGACTCGAATGGAACAGTAGTGTCGAATTTGTCAGAGTCACGTGATCAGAAACAGAAGTCCGCGAAATCTTCCTTCTGGCAGGTCAAGCGGAGTAGTAGTCTGAATTGTGGCAGTGGATATGCGCGAACATTGTGTCCAATTCCTCTTTTGTCGCGCAGTCATTCCACTGGTTCGGCCTCAAGTCCAAATAAATCTCAATCTTCTTCAAAAGAACTTCATCCGAATCTCAAGCAGCACGCTCAGAAGAAGAATTCTGTACCACTTGCACCGATAAAACAGTCAAATTCTCCACCAGGTCATCAGAAGATTCCGTCGAAAAAGAGTGGTTATGGTGGAATTGGGAATGGATCATTCCACGGCAATGGCAATAGGGCTCGTGTAAATCACGTATTAAATGTTTCCTCTGGCAATTTATTTGGTTTAGGTTCAATTTTCTCCGGAAACAAAGAGAAGAATAAGAAACAATGA
- the LOC108196739 gene encoding protein ABA DEFICIENT 4, chloroplastic isoform X2 has protein sequence MASLSCLCSSPLFLKNDESRLANKSLLAYTRKDRITTYCLNSVETDPFSRHPHSIKTKRWSFKGGSRVITGPNIQRFACYRKSCGVYALWLTNPQIASSAFTLGTAAVLPYYTLMVVAPKSELTKKSIESGIPYVALGLLYGYLLYLSWTPDTMKMMFASEYWLPELSGIAKMFSSEMTLASAWIHLLAVDLFAARQVYQDGLENKIETRHSISLCLLFCPIGIISHVVTKALTKSTE, from the exons ATGGCTTCCCTGTCTTGCCTCTGCAGTTCTCCTCTGTTTCTTAAG AACGACGAATCAAGACTGGCTAACAAATCGTTATTAGCCTATACCAGAAAGGACCGGATAACAACTTATTGTCTTAATAGTGTCGAAACTGACCCTTTTAGTCGACATCCACATAGCATAAAGACAAAGAGATGGAGTTTCAAAGGAGGATCGAGGGTGATCACTGGACCCAATATTCAAAGATTTGCTTGTTACAGAAAAAGCTGTGGAGTTTATGCTTTAT GGTTGACAAATCCTCAAATTGCAAGTAGTGCTTTCACCCTGGGAACTGCAGCTGTTCTCCCCTACTACACCCTTATGGTTGTAGCTCCAAAATCTGAGCTG ACCAAAAAATCTATTGAAAGTGGCATACCATATGTTGCGCTTGGTCTTTTGTATGGTTACCTACTCTACCTCTCATGGACACCTGATACAATGAAGATGATGTTTGCAAGTGAATATTGGCTCCCCGAG TTATCTGGCATAGCAAAGATGTTCTCCAGTGAGATGACACTAGCTTCTGCATGGATTCATTTGTTAGCTGTAGATCTCTTTGCTGCAAG GCAGGTTTATCAAGATGGACTGGAGAACAAGATCGAGACTCGGCATTCAATTTCCCTCTGCTTACTTTTCTGTCCTATAGGAATTATATCTCATGTAGTCACCAAAGCACTAACCAAAAGTACAGAGTAA
- the LOC108196739 gene encoding protein ABA DEFICIENT 4, chloroplastic isoform X1, which translates to MLLFRKWPVGNELMNMATPALSHFESSCLLMASLSCLCSSPLFLKNDESRLANKSLLAYTRKDRITTYCLNSVETDPFSRHPHSIKTKRWSFKGGSRVITGPNIQRFACYRKSCGVYALWLTNPQIASSAFTLGTAAVLPYYTLMVVAPKSELTKKSIESGIPYVALGLLYGYLLYLSWTPDTMKMMFASEYWLPELSGIAKMFSSEMTLASAWIHLLAVDLFAARQVYQDGLENKIETRHSISLCLLFCPIGIISHVVTKALTKSTE; encoded by the exons ATGCTACTATTTAGGAAGTGGCCAGTTGGCAATGAGCTAATGAACATGGCCACCCCAGCTCTTTCCCACTTTGAATCTTCTTGTCTG CTGATGGCTTCCCTGTCTTGCCTCTGCAGTTCTCCTCTGTTTCTTAAG AACGACGAATCAAGACTGGCTAACAAATCGTTATTAGCCTATACCAGAAAGGACCGGATAACAACTTATTGTCTTAATAGTGTCGAAACTGACCCTTTTAGTCGACATCCACATAGCATAAAGACAAAGAGATGGAGTTTCAAAGGAGGATCGAGGGTGATCACTGGACCCAATATTCAAAGATTTGCTTGTTACAGAAAAAGCTGTGGAGTTTATGCTTTAT GGTTGACAAATCCTCAAATTGCAAGTAGTGCTTTCACCCTGGGAACTGCAGCTGTTCTCCCCTACTACACCCTTATGGTTGTAGCTCCAAAATCTGAGCTG ACCAAAAAATCTATTGAAAGTGGCATACCATATGTTGCGCTTGGTCTTTTGTATGGTTACCTACTCTACCTCTCATGGACACCTGATACAATGAAGATGATGTTTGCAAGTGAATATTGGCTCCCCGAG TTATCTGGCATAGCAAAGATGTTCTCCAGTGAGATGACACTAGCTTCTGCATGGATTCATTTGTTAGCTGTAGATCTCTTTGCTGCAAG GCAGGTTTATCAAGATGGACTGGAGAACAAGATCGAGACTCGGCATTCAATTTCCCTCTGCTTACTTTTCTGTCCTATAGGAATTATATCTCATGTAGTCACCAAAGCACTAACCAAAAGTACAGAGTAA
- the LOC108195307 gene encoding uncharacterized protein LOC108195307, whose amino-acid sequence MAALKSHNLEPQFTIIDPTSIILSQFQSDHNLLHLKTESIFLERGPNYKAYADLRESKLRSKNKFPPLDQEPPLTPPRKQVKFQGSLIPGPPRRKVSSVLAQSVPDFAAVVRKENRKPMMPMTPVIEKARTPPAGSKSGRMYGVGSKSCGSKSVNSGEKRNGGGLMGRKSYASMEELKGLSYAAANAINNGGEIRGGRRTILGYKH is encoded by the coding sequence ATGGCAGCGCTAAAATCCCACAATCTCGAACCCCAGTTCACAATCATCGACCCCACATCAATAATCCTCTCCCAATTCCAGTCCGATCACAACCTCTTACACCTCAAAACAGAGTCCATTTTCCTGGAGAGAGGGCCTAATTACAAAGCATACGCTGATCTCCGTGAATCAAAGCTCCGATCAAAGAACAAATTCCCCCCACTGGATCAAGAACCTCCACTTACTCCACCAAGAAAACAAGTCAAGTTCCAGGGGAGCTTGATTCCAGGCCCTCCCAGGCGAAAAGTCTCCTCTGTTTTAGCTCAATCAGTGCCTGATTTTGCAGCTGTAGTGAGGAAGGAGAATCGGAAGCCAATGATGCCTATGACACCGGTGATCGAAAAGGCAAGGACCCCGCCAGCAGGCTCGAAAAGTGGGAGAATGTATGGAGTTGGATCAAAATCTTGTGGGAGCAAGTCGGTTAATTCGGGTGAAAAAAGAAATGGTGGAGGCCTAATGGGGAGGAAAAGTTATGCAAGTATGGAAGAATTGAAGGGGTTGTCGTATGCAGCTGCGAATGCGATTAATAATGGTGGCGAAATCAGAGGAGGGAGGAGGACTATTTTGGGCTATAAACATTGA
- the LOC108196312 gene encoding uncharacterized protein LOC108196312 gives MSDTVSSLVAITEKKSHKPSSCTSVIFQLFHWNRRITKKKKMLTQAGAKQASKKFGSDDKLPRFPLITDKSITVPDSGKKQDMLTPGLVARLMGLDSMPAVQKTSCSEIGSGLETVEDCLYGKHTENSETFSSKHELRPQKLQKTGSSGAGKYAVTGFGAEAAPVKNILSRSKNYHQKFAPPVKSSMSLSGRHASRLIDAATRILEPGLKSRNRAKSVLHDSSKKHHTFANTVNTEATRGSTDGLLEGSYVMNDSKSVNRCHNPLNIVNSRQNLVGQPSVSYSVNHSSHDFSRVRPRSPMSSFESEKEKVNQDNQEKITAADQAMHNASSYTGSISYRMPLHRNVRNRWQLTSQQSKSQQDLNCFNSYKQKFPTQNQVNVVNLPRSNESRDSVGLNRSSSGLAQQHLPTEVDIFEYDTERRARDKADSHVPSVRQKSLKVIRKGGGSGFQHSGNQMHTKSDAVSGNGQSRVCRESKFTCKQESNKATGRVSVQNDVISFTFSSPMKQKEIPEETSKMGDEVFCSNDVIEHIRSKKTLLLKGDTLGTLIEEKLQELTDQEIDEFASGSTPERTSSMILQELMSALDSETPLYHNNLVVEPYGRNATSCSGHPPNLHARFQPKAKRIGDLQSYSNDSNYGVSPVSVLEISGLFSSTNYTSVHQHQDGLIELLCNKPQVLEPYYHPTISLSEGRPGLPLVTDVFSDASELLSRVGNIGSRLGGTELDYAKEVILNAELLLGSSVQRDNDMNKGFSVSRFLTDELDTLASVLCANSSFRFDNKRTSLQGFLFDCIIEYLDSRYGPHLRYKNKTPRNLPSCINAEVLINEIVKEIMSWKALASLIPDGHIEKEMSSFLDRSFETELFETGSAIDEDIFQILVDEIVIDFPLTILNFSY, from the exons ATGAGTGATACCGTGTCTTCCTTAGTAGCCATTACAGAGAAAAAATCTCATAAGCCAAGTAGTTGCACTAGTGTAATCTTTCAGCTCTTTCACTGGAACCGCAGGATCacgaaaaagaagaaaatgctTACCCAAG CTGGTGCAAAGCAGGCGTCGAAGAAGTTTGGATCTGATGACAAGCTGCCCCGGTTTCCATTG atTACTGATAAAAGCATTACGGTACCTGATTCCGGAAAGAAGCAGGATATGTTAACTCCAGGCTTAGTTGCTAGGCTTATGGGTTTGGATTCTATGCCCGCTGTACAGAAAACTTCTTGTTCTGAAATCGGAAGTGGTCTGGAAACAGTTGAGGACTGCTTATATGGTAAACATACTGAGAATTCCGAAACTTTCAGCAGTAAGCATGAATTGAGGCCTCAGAAGCTTCAGAAGACTGGATCATCTGGTGCTGGCAAATATGCAGTGACTGGATTTGGAGCTGAGGCTGCACCAGTTAAGAATATTTTGTCAAGATCAAAGAATTATCATCAGAAATTTGCTCCACCGGTAAAGAGTTCAATGAGCTTATCTGGGAGACACGCATCTAGACTGATTGATGCTGCTACTAGAATTTTGGAACCTGGGCTAAAATCGAGGAATAGAGCTAAGTCTGTTCTACATGATAGTAGTAAGAAGCATCATACTTTTGCTAATACAGTTAATACTGAGGCGACCAGAGGTTCAACAGATGGCTTGTTGGAAGGTTCTTACGTCATGAATGATTCCAAGTCAGTCAACAGGTGTCACAATCCGCTTAACATTGTGAACTCTAGGCAAAATTTGGTAGGACAACCATCTGTTTCATATTCTGTTAACCACTCTTCCCATGATTTTAGTAGAGTTAGACCAAGATCACCGATGTCTTCCTTTGAATCGGAAAAGGAAAAAGTGAATCAGGATAATCAAGAAAAAATCACTGCTGCAGATCAAGCTATGCATAATGCGTCATCTTACACTGGATCTATTTCATACCGGATGCCTCTTCACAGGAATGTCCGAAATCGTTGGCAATTGACAAGCCAACAGAGCAAGAGCCAACAggatttgaattgcttcaattCCTACAAACAGAAATTTCCCACACAAAATCAGGTGAATGTGGTGAATTTGCCAAGGAGCAATGAGAGCAGGGATTCTGTTGGCTTGAATCGGAGTTCTAGTGGTCTAGCACAGCAACATCTGCCTACTGAAGTGGATATTTTTGAATATGACACAGAGAGGCGTGCAAGGGACAAGGCAGATTCTCATGTACCTTCTGTTCGACAGAAATCTTTGAAGGTCATCAGAAAAGGTGGAGGTTCAGGTTTTCAGCATTCTGGAAATCAAATGCATACAAAATCAGATGCAGTTAGTGGAAATGGTCAATCACGGGTCTGCAGAGAAAGCAAATTTACTTGTAAGCAAGAAAGTAATAAAGCCACTGGCAGGGTCAGCGTGCAGAATGATGTTATATCCTTCACTTTCAGTTCCCCCATGAAGCAAAAAGAAATCCCTGAAGAAACAAGTAAAATGGGAGATGAAGTGTTCTGCAGCAATGATGTCATTGAGCATATACGCTCGAAGAAAACATTACTGCTGAAAGGAGATACTTTAGGTACACTTATAGAAGAAAAACTGCAGGAGCTGACAGATCAAGAGATTGATGAGTTTGCATCAGGGAGCACTCCAGAACGAACATCATCAATGATTCTTCAAGAGCTTATGTCTGCCTTAGATAGTGAAACGCCTTTGTATCATAATAATCTGGTTGTTGAACCATATGGGAGAAATGCTACATCCTGCTCTGGCCATCCACCAAACTTACACGCGAGGTTCCAG CCCAAAGCGAAGAGAATAGGAGATCTGCAGAGCTACTCTAATGACAGCAACTATGGTGTGAGCCCAGTATCTGTTCTTGAAATTAGTGGCCTTTTCAGCTCTACAAATTATACCTCAG TGCATCAACATCAGGATGGCTTGATAGAGTTGCTCTGCAATAAACCACAAGTACTAGAGCCATATTATCATCCTACAATCTCATTAAGCGAAGGACGACCTGGTCTCCCGCTGGTGACAGATGTTTTCAGCGATGCTTCTGAATTGTTATCCAGGGTTGGCAATATTGGCTCTAGACTAGGAGGAACCGAGCTTGACTATGCAAAGGAAGTCATTTTAAATGCTGAACTATTGCTCGGGAGTTCAGTGCAACGTGATAATGACATGAATAAAGGGTTTTCCGTATCCCGTTTCCTTACTGATGAATTGGACACTCTTGCAAGTGTTTTATGTGCAAATAGCTCTTTCAGATTCGACAACAAAAGAACTTCACTTCAAGGTTTTCTTTTTGACTGCATTATTGAGTACCTGGATTCAAGATACGGTCCTCACTTAAGGTACAAAAACAAAACACCGAGAAACCTGCCATCATGCATTAATGCTGAAGTGCTGATTAATGAGATTGTCAAGGAGATAATGAGTTGGAAAGCCTTGGCTAGCTTGATTCCAGATGGTCATATAGAGAAGGAGATGAGTTCTTTCCTGGACAGATCTTTCGAGACTGAACTATTTGAAACTGGCTCTGCAATTGATGAAGACATATTCCAGATTTTAGTGGATGAAATTGTAATTGACTTTCCACTAACCATATTGAACTTCTCTTATTAA
- the LOC108196313 gene encoding DEAD-box ATP-dependent RNA helicase 10 — protein sequence MNMEDDKEVSSFKELGVCEQLLEACDNLGWKTPSKIQALVLPHAFEGKDLIGLAQTGSGKTGAFAIPILQSLLENPQAFYACVLSPTRELAIQIAEQFEALGSGIGVKCTVLVGGVDQVQQSISLGKRPHIIVATPGRLVDHLSNTKGFSLRTLKYLVLDEADRLLNEDFEKVLDDILSAIPRERKTYLYSATMTKKVQKLQRACLRNPVKIEAASKYSTVDTLKQQYRFVPAKYKDCYLIYILTEMSGSTSMVFTRTCEATRFLALVLRNLGFRAIPISGQMTQAKRLGSLNKFKAGECNILICTDVASRGLDIPSVDMVINYDIPTNSKDYIHRVGRTARAGRSGVAISLVNQYELEWYLQIEKLIGKKLPEFEAQEEEVLLLSERVSEAKRISIMKIKEEGGNKRRRGGDDDEEEIQKFVGSNKNGKFSKKTKRK from the exons ATGAATATGGAAGACGACAAAGAGGTGAGCTCGTTTAAGGAGCTTGGAGTATGTGAGCAATTGCTCGAGGCTTGCGATAATCTCGGGTGGAAAACTCCGTCCAAGATACAGGCTTTAGTACTTCCTCATGCTTTTGAAG GGAAGGACCTGATTGGGCTTGCCCAAACTGGGTCTGGTAAGACTGGAGCTTTTGCAATTCCCATCCTTCAATCACTTCTAGAAAATCCTCAAGCCTTCTATGCCTGTGTGCTTTCACCAACCAG GGAACTTGCAATCCAGATTGCTGAGCAGTTTGAAGCATTGGGATCCGGTATTGGTGTAAAGTGCACTGTG CTTGTTGGAGGGGTGGATCAAGTGCAACAGAGCATTTCCCTCGGAAAGCGGCCACACATTATT GTTGCAACTCCTGGACGCCTTGTAGATCACCTGTCCAATACGAAAGGGTTCTCACTTCGTACATTAAAATACCTG GTGTTAGATGAGGCAGACAGGTTACTTAATGAGGATTTTGAAAAAGTGCTAGATGATATTTTGAGTGCTATACCTCGGGAGCGAAAGACATACTTGTACTCTGCTACCATGACAAAAAAG GTTCAGAAGCTCCAAAGGGCCTGTCTGAGGAATCCAGTAAAG ATTGAAGCTGCATCCAAGTATTCCACTGTTGATACACTGAAGCAGCAGTATCGGTTTGTTCCTGCCAAGTACAAG gACTGCTATCTTATCTACATTCTGACTGAGATGTCTGGGTCTACGTCGATGGTTTTTACTCGGACATGCGAAGCAACACGATTCTTGGCTTTAGTTTTACGGAATCTTGGTTTTAGAGCAATTCCAATTAGTGGGCAAATGACTcag GCAAAAAGACTTGGATCCTTAAACAAGTTCAAGGCTGGGGAGTGTAATATTCTCATCTGCACTGATGTTGCCAGCAGAGGACTTGATATCCCTTCCGTGGATATGGTTATTAACTATGATATCCCGACAAACTCTAAG GATTATATACATCGAGTGGGAAGAACTGCTCGTGCTGGACGATCTGGTGTTGCAATCTCGTTAGTGAATCAGTATGAGTTGGAATGGTATTTACAGATAGAAAAGCTTATAG GCAAGAAATTACCCGAATTTGAAGCTCAAGAGGAAGAAGTCCTTTTACTGTCGGAGCGTGTTTCTGAAGCCAAAAGAATATCCATAATG AAAATTAAGGAGGAAGGAGGGAACAAAAGAAGACGAGGCGGAGACGACGATGAAGAGGAGATACAAAAATTTGTGGGTTCGAACAAGAATGGGAAGTTCTCGAAAAAGACGAAGAGAAAGTAG
- the LOC108196740 gene encoding small ribosomal subunit protein eS7, with protein sequence MYTAKKKISKDNGLDPSEFEESVAQALFDLENTNQDLKSDLKDLYINSASQIDISNRKAVVIHVPYRLRKAFRKIHLKLVRELEKKFSGKDVVVIATRRILRPPKKGSAAQRPRSRTLTAVHDAMLEDVVYPAEIVGKRIRYRIDGSKIIKIYLDPKARNDTEYKLETFAGVYRKLSGKDVVFEYPMNEA encoded by the exons ATGTATACTGCCAAGAAGAAGATCTCGAAAGACAATGGGCTTGATCCATCGGAGTTTGAGGAGTCTGTTGCACAG GCATTGTTTGATTTGGAAAACACCAACCAGGATCTTAAAAGTGACTTGAAAGACCTCTACATTAACTCTGCTTC CCAAATTGACATTTCGAACCGCAAAGCTGTTGTCATCCATGTGCCCTATAGGCTGAGGAAAGCTTTCCGCAAGATTCATCTTAAGCTGGTTAGGGAACTGGAGAAGAAGTTCAGTGGAAAG GATGTGGTAGTTATTGCCACCCGAAGGATCTTGCGCCCACCAAAGAAGGGCTCTGCTGCTCAGAGGCCTCGCTCCCGTACACTAACAGCTGTGCACGATGCTATGCTTGAGGATGTTGTTTATCCTGCAGAGATCGTTGGAAAGCGCATTAGATACAGAATTGATGGTTCAAAGATTATCAAG ATCTACTTGGATCCAAAGGCACGTAATGATACCGAGTACAAGCTGGAGACATTTGCTGGTGTTTACAGGAAGCTTTCTGGAAAGGACGTCGTGTTTGAGTACCCGATGAACGAAGCTTAA